In Belonocnema kinseyi isolate 2016_QV_RU_SX_M_011 chromosome 4, B_treatae_v1, whole genome shotgun sequence, a single window of DNA contains:
- the LOC117170573 gene encoding uncharacterized protein LOC117170573 — translation MMILPSLLRYMPRSCAANYCTCLTTIFATLMWVYWPEDVKFSKQHKIIPKIFDFIVVGGGSAGCVLGYRHFEIEEWDVLLLEAGGEEPLTPDIPRFSTNFKKHPSTGITQVNQKKNRA, via the exons ATGATGATTCTGCCCTCGCTTCTGCGATACATGCCTAGGTCATGTGCTGCAAACTACTGCACATGTTTGACAACAATCTTTGCGACTCTGATGTGGGTTTACTGGCCTGAAGATGTGAAATTTAGtaaa CAACAcaaaattataccaaaaatttTCGACTTTATCGTGGTAGGAGGTGGCTCGGCTGGATGTGTTTTAGGATACAGACATTTTGAAATTGAGGAGTGggat GTATTGCTTCTCGAAGCGGGAGGGGAAGAACCACTTACTCCTGATATTCCTAGGTTTTCAACCAACTTCAAAAAACACCCATCGACTGGAATTACACAAGTCAACCAGAAAAAGAATCGTGCTTGA